The Vigna unguiculata cultivar IT97K-499-35 chromosome 6, ASM411807v1, whole genome shotgun sequence genome contains a region encoding:
- the LOC114186722 gene encoding 40S ribosomal protein S24-1, which yields MADKAVTIRTRKFMTNRLLSRKQFIVDVLHPGRANVSKAELKEKLARMYDVKDPNTVFVFKFRTHFGGGKSTGFGLIYDSVDNAKKYEPKYRLIRNGLDTKVEKSRKQMKERKNRAKKIRGVKKTKASDAAKAGKKK from the exons ATGGCGGACAAGGCTGTTACAATCCGAACTCGCAAGTTCATGACAAACAGGCTCCTTTCCAGGAAGCAGTTT ATTGTGGACGTACTTCATCCAGGGAGGGCAAATGTTTCTAAG GCTGAACTCAAGGAGAAGCTTGCTAGAATGTACGACGTGAAAGACCCTAACACTGTATTCGTCTTCAAATTCCGAACACATTTTGGTGGTGGCAAATCTACTGGTTTTGGTTTGATTTATGATTCAGTCGACAATGCCAAGAAGTACGAGCCCAAGTACAGGCTAATCAGG AATGGTCTTGACACTAAGGTAGAAAAGTCAAGGAAACAAATGAAGGAGAGGAAAAACAGAGCAAAGAAAATCCGTGGAGTAAAGAAG ACGAAAGCTTCTGATGCTGCCAAGGCTggaaagaagaaataa